In a genomic window of Carassius carassius chromosome 43, fCarCar2.1, whole genome shotgun sequence:
- the LOC132124597 gene encoding protein saal1-like: protein MEHKDGCCQEEVDGDSCGSSTAGSPLMDRNPSPPPEEDETEAGEEADAIGETVYSKHWLFSTLTRLIQVVTDQESGPSDSSEELTDDLEEDLCRVWDMAMDKDVAVFLQEFKAPDILLGVIAKSRSPRLTEICVGILGNMACFHDTCVSLSQNSDLCSVLLLLLGDNDPPTLLETCRLLLTCLSQPDVAPLWLERIRQQPAVCSSLCFIMSSSTNVDLLVKVGELVDKLFDEDEEMMKSWVSTPASDSDPNKDTQQDMASSLLEAATQLRSESPEALEVYLHSLQLLTTVEEGMQALVSDGACGRAVWTFVCKIVCEDLCQKEDPPLILLEQKALLAPALALLSALHSSLQTAISTELLGSLIRILEFNAEWRQSRTAGNSESEESQKEEVKQEEDEQLKALVETTAEFLSAVIMQLNKDLLSAVVKEGCLTERSCVSAVGSLIPQHISAVQCLVNLLSEVEPKLADIIKKDFSISSNVSSGNI, encoded by the exons ATGG AGCACAAAGACGGATGCTGTCAGGAAGAGGTGGATGGAGACAGTTGTGGATCCTCCACCGCAGGTTCGCCGCTGATGGACCGCAACCCATCGCCTCCACCAGAGGAAGATGAGACTGAGGCCGGGGAGGAGGCAGACGCCATCGGGGAGACGGTGTACAGCAAACACTGGCTCTTCAGCACTCTGACCCGCCTTATTCAG GTGGTGACAGATCAGGAAAGTGGGCCGAGTGATTCTTCAGAGGAACTGACAGACGATCTGGAGGAGGACTTGTGTAGAGTTTGGGACATGGCTATGGATAAG GATGTGGCTGTTTTTCTTCAGGAGTTCAAAGCTCCAGACATCTTGCTGGGTGTGATCGCAAAGTCACGTAGTCCGCGGCTCACG GAAATCTGTGTTGGAATTCTGGGTAATATGGCCTGTTTCCATGACACATGTGTATCGCTCAGCCAGAACTCTGACCTATG TTCTGTGTTACTACTTCTGCTCGGGGACAATGATCCACCTACGCTCTTGGAGACTTGCAG GCTCCTGTTAACGTGCCTGTCTCAGCCTGATGTCGCCCCTTTGTGGCTGGAGAGGATACGGCAGCAGCCGGCGGTGTGCAGCAGTCTGTGTTTCATCATGAGCAGCTCCACCAATG TGGATTTGCTGGTTAAGGTTGGGGAGCTGGTGGATAAGCTCTTTGATGAGGATGAGGAGATGATGAAGAGTTGGGTGTCCACCCCAGCCAGCGACAGTGACCCAAACAAGGACACACAGCAGGACATGGCGTCATCTCTGCTTGAGGCGGCCACACAGCTCAG GTCAGAAAGTCCAGAGGCTCTTGAAGTATATCTTCATTCACTCCAGCTTCTGACTACAGTAGAAGAGGGCATGCAGGCTCTGg TATCAGATGGAGCTTGTGGACGTGCGGTGTGGACGTTTGTGTGTAAGATTGTATGTGAGGATTTATGTCAAAAGGAGGATCCTCCTCTCATCCTGCTGGAGCAGAAAGCTCTCCTGGCCCCAGCGCTCGCCTTACTGTCAGCGTTACACTCCAGCCTGCAGACAGCTATCA GTACAGAATTATTGGGAAGTCTTATCCGTATTCTGGAGTTCAATGCTGAATGGCGTCAGAGCCGAACAGCTGGAAACTCTGAATCAGAAGAGAGTCAGAAAGAAGAAGTGAAGCAAGAGGAAGATGAACAGCTCAAAGCCTTAGTCGAAACCACAGCGGAGTTCCTCTCAGCCGTCATCATGCAACTGAATAAG GATCTGTTGTCAGCTGTAGTCAAGGAAGGGTGTTTGACAGAGAGAAGCTGTGTGTCTGCTGTCGGCTCCCTCATTCCTCAACATATATCGGCG GTCCAGTGCCTGGTTAACTTGTTGTCAGAAGTGGAGCCGAAACTGGCAGACATTATAAAAAAGGACTTTTCTATTTCATCCAATGTGTCAAGCGGAAACATCTAA